The nucleotide window TGCTATGTGCTTGTACATGGAATCCACCACCAGCGAACTCTTGCCCGAACCGGAAACCCCGGTAAAACAGCAGAGTACGCCCAGCGGAATATCCACATCAAGATTCTTAAGGTTGTTAGTATTAACACCTTTCATCTTGATCCAGTCTTCGGGGATGCGTCGCTCATCAGGCTTGTCCAAAGCCAGCTCGCCACGCAGATACTTGGCAGTCAAAGTCTGAGCCTTACCGAGCAGCTTTTTCACACTGCCCTGATAAACAATCTCGCCGCCGAGCATGCCCGAACCGGGACCAATCTCAATTACATGGTCTGCGCTGCGAATGGTGGATTCATCATGCTCCACCACCAGTACGGTATTACCACGGGATTGCAGGGAACGCAGGGTTTTAATCAACCGCTCATTATCGCGCGGATGCAAACCGATGGAAGGTTCATCAAGTACGTAGGTAACACCCACCAGCCCGGAACCGAGCTGTCCGGCCAGCCTGATACGCTGAGCCTCACCACCGGATAAAGTTGCCATGTTCCGGCCAAGGTTCAGGTAATCAAGACCCACGTTAACCATAAACCCGAGACGGTGGGTCAATTCCTTCAGCAGCGGTTCAGCGATAAGCATTTCGTGCCCTGAAAATTCCAAACCTTCCAGCCAATCCAATGCCCGTTTGATGGACATGGAGCAGAACTCAAAAACTGAAACAGAATTCACTTTTACGGCTAATGACTCGGGACGCAGTCTCGCGCCTTCACAGGCCGGGCATGGTCTTGACTGACGGAAACGCGAAAGCTCGTCACGCCAGATACGCCCAAGATTATGGCCCACCTCAAGCAGATCCACCACGCCTTCCCAGCCCAGTTCCTTGTCACCGTAGAACAGGGCTTTGTGCGCAGCAGCTGAAAATTCACTAAGCGGGGTATCTACTTTAAAACCGTGTTTTTTGCCCAGTGCACGGAAATCCGCTTCATAGCGTTCAAACATCTTGGGCGATTTCCACGGGATGACCGCCCCTGTCTTGAGCGACAACCCTTTGTTGGGGGCCAGCAATTCCGGTTCATAATAATCCACACTGCCGAGACCGGAGCAGAGTGTACAGGCACCCTGCGGGCTATTGAATGAAAACAACTGCGGAGAAAGCTTGGGCATACTTATCTTGCATGAAGGACAGGTGGACATGGTGGAGAGGTACACATCATCGCCGCCGATGATGGAAACCACAATGGATTCGTCCCCGTAACGCAGGGCAAGCTCAAGGGAATCGCCCAGACGTTTTTTCATATCGCCTTTGATTACAAGGCGGTCCACCACCAAATCAATATTGTGTTTCTTATTCTTCTCAAGGTCCGGCGCATCATCAATAGTGTAGACTTGCCCGTCCACACGCACACGCACGAACCCTTCTTTTTTCAACTTTTTGAACAGGTCCTTATGCGTCCC belongs to Marinifilum sp. JC120 and includes:
- the uvrA gene encoding excinuclease ABC subunit UvrA, which gives rise to MKKSIHIEGARQHNLKNLTLDIPRDQLVVVCGPSGSGKSTLSFDIVYAEGQRRYVESLSAYARQFLPQLDKPKVDKIEGLSPAISLEQQSTSRNPRSTVGTVTEIYDFLRVFFARLGKFHCPECGIPIAAQTSDEILDRIMALGEGTKFMLMAPLVDHQKGTHKDLFKKLKKEGFVRVRVDGQVYTIDDAPDLEKNKKHNIDLVVDRLVIKGDMKKRLGDSLELALRYGDESIVVSIIGGDDVYLSTMSTCPSCKISMPKLSPQLFSFNSPQGACTLCSGLGSVDYYEPELLAPNKGLSLKTGAVIPWKSPKMFERYEADFRALGKKHGFKVDTPLSEFSAAAHKALFYGDKELGWEGVVDLLEVGHNLGRIWRDELSRFRQSRPCPACEGARLRPESLAVKVNSVSVFEFCSMSIKRALDWLEGLEFSGHEMLIAEPLLKELTHRLGFMVNVGLDYLNLGRNMATLSGGEAQRIRLAGQLGSGLVGVTYVLDEPSIGLHPRDNERLIKTLRSLQSRGNTVLVVEHDESTIRSADHVIEIGPGSGMLGGEIVYQGSVKKLLGKAQTLTAKYLRGELALDKPDERRIPEDWIKMKGVNTNNLKNLDVDIPLGVLCCFTGVSGSGKSSLVVDSMYKHIALSRGVKVDQPGRISGIDGIEKIEKIISIDQSPIGRTPRSNPATYTKIFDDIRKIFCATKEAKKRGYKPGRFSFNVRGGRCEACRGDGQIRVEMHFLPDVYVTCDVCKGKRYNSQTLEVDYKGKNIAEVLDMTVRQSKAFFENHPTLKRRLEVLEQVGLEYVQLGQPATTLSGGEAQRIKISRELGKRSLPGTLYILDEPTTGLHMHEVGKLIKVLQQLVEKGATVIVIEHNTDVIRASDYVFDLGPGGGESGGQIVAQGTPEEIIANPDSVTGKFLM